The following are encoded together in the Panicum virgatum strain AP13 chromosome 6K, P.virgatum_v5, whole genome shotgun sequence genome:
- the LOC120713150 gene encoding uncharacterized protein LOC120713150 — translation MRHTADSRKKKRRRMSPPSPSSSSSRSAAPGQWCCYSQFQQQLMLLLALALALLLPHLAVAGRMARIQSHLDRINKPALRSIRSADGDTIDCVAAHQQHALDHPLLKGHTIQAEPPEMPARRSRGLEAAADAKTAGSRWGAWQTWHHGGHCPRGTVAVRRTTAADVLRAGSISRFGRKKRKKRSSVDAARAANAPDVISGNGHEHAIAYTAPSSQQQPVYGAKATINVWDPSIQESNGFSLSQLWILSGSFNGSDLNSIEAGWQVSPELYGDSRPRLFTYWTSDAYEATGCYNALCPGFVQTSSRIAIGASISPVSSPGGAQYDMTLLVWKDPKLGNWWLSYGDQLVGYWPAQLFTHLSDHATMVEWGGEVVDTRPGGVHTATQMGSGRFAAEGFARASYFRNLETVDADNSLAEVPLDAIQTLAEDAACYDIRKAHDDGGGGHSGSAGGGWGTHFYYGGPGHNPACP, via the exons ATGCGGCACACGGCAGACAGCAGGAAGAAGAAGCGGAGGAGGATGAGTCCGCCatccccatcctcctcctcctcgagatCTGCAGCACCAGGTCAATGGTGCTGCTACTCCCAGTTCCAGCAGCAGCTGATGCTCCTCCTTGCACTTGCACtcgcgctcctcctccctcatCTGGCGGTGGCGGGGAGGATGGCGAGGATCCAGAGCCATCTGGACAGGATCAACAAGCCCGCCCTGCGCTCCATACGCAGCGCGGACGGCGACACCATCGACTGCGTGGCGGCGCACCAGCAGCACGCTCTGGACCACCCGCTCCTCAAGGGGCACACCATCCAGGCGGAGCCGCCCGAGATGCCAGCCCGCCGCAGCAGAGGACTTGAAGCTGCTGCTGATGCCAAGACGGCGGGCAGCAGATGGGGCGCCTGGCAGACCTGGCACCACGGCGGTCACTGCCCCAGGGGCACGGTGGCCGTCCGTCGgaccaccgccgccgacgtGCTGCGCGCTGGCTCCATCTCCCGCTTCGGccgcaagaagaggaagaagagatcatCCGTGGACGCCGCCCGCGCGGCCAATGCGCCGGACGTCATCTCCGGCAACGGGCACGAG CACGCCATCGCGTACACGGCGCCTTCTTCGCAGCAGCAGCCGGTGTACGGCGCCAAGGCCACCATCAACGTTTGGGATCCCTCCATCCAGGAATCCAACGGCTTCAGCCTCTCCCAGCTCTGGATCCTATCCGGCTCCTTCAACGGCTCCGACCTCAACAGCATCGAAGCAGGATGGCAG GTCAGCCCTGAGCTGTACGGGGACAGCAGGCCGAGGCTCTTCACCTACTGGACA AGCGACGCGTACGAGGCTACCGGGTGCTACAACGCGCTGTGCCCGGGGTTCGTGCAGACGAGCTCCCGCATCGCCATCGGCGCGTCCATCTCGCCGGTGTCGTCGCCCGGCGGCGCGCAGTACGACATGACGCTGCTGGTGTGGAAGGACCCCAAGCTGGGCAACTGGTGGCTTAGCTACGGCGACCAGCTCGTGGGCTACTGGCCAGCCCAGCTCTTCACGCACCTCTCCGACCACGCCACCATGGTCGAGTGGGGCGGCGAGGTCGTCGACACCAGGCCCGGCGGCGTGCACACAGCCACCCAGATGGGCTCCGGGCGCTTCGCCGCCGAGGGGTTCGCCCGGGCCAGCTACTTCCGCAACCTCGAGACGGTGGACGCCGACAACAGCCTGGCGGAGGTGCCCCTGGATGCCATCCAGACCCTGGCGGAGGACGCCGCCTGCTACGACATACGCAAGGcgcacgacgacggcggcggcggacactCGGGATCAGCTGGCGGCGGCTGGGGCACCCACTTCTACTACGGAGGCCCGGGACACAACCCGGCATGCCCCTGA
- the LOC120713152 gene encoding mitochondrial import receptor subunit TOM9-2-like — METRREGSDGLHHDLGRNKAQFKPNPNQPAQTAAYKYLLTRSSSSSSRSRTEEETLDLLLLSMPPSSALGKRDGGDGFLAALSRSQVAAHGREAATMAKKLLRSTGKAAWIAGTTFLVLVVPLIIEMDREQQLNDLELQQQTLLGGPPPPPPIK; from the coding sequence ATGGAGACGAGACGAGAAGGAAGCGACGGGCTCCATCACGATTTGGGCCGAAACAAGGCCCAGTTCAAGCCCAACCCCAACCAGCCGGCCCAGACTGCAGCATACAAGTACTTACTAactagaagcagcagcagcagcagcagaagcagaacAGAAGAAGAAACCCtagatctcctcctcctctccatgCCGCCGTCTTCGGCCCTCGGCAAGCGCGACGGCGGGGACGGCTTCCTGGCCGCCCTCTCCCGGTCGCAGGTGGCGGCGCACGGTCGCGAGGCGGCCACCATGGCCAAGAAGCTGCTGCGGAGCACGGGCAAGGCGGCGTGGATCGCGGGCACCACCTTCCTGGTGCTCGTGGTGCCGCTCATCATCGAGATGGATCGGGAGCAGCAGCTCAACGACCTCGAGCTGCAGCAGCAGACGCTCCTGGgaggccctccgccgccgccgccgatcaaGTAG